One stretch of Sphingomonas ginsenosidivorax DNA includes these proteins:
- a CDS encoding cation transporter, which translates to MACTSCASDKVGTLNDPKWRRALWIALANNGGMFAVEIVAGITGGSKALQADALDFFGDAANYAISLGVAGMAIAWRARAAMLKGATLALLGLYVLLAAGWGALHGAVPHAEVMGVVGVAALIANVLVAVMLYRFRSGDANMRSVWICSRNDAIGNIAVVLAAGGVFGLNSAWPDLVVAALMAVLGLSGGFQIMRQARTELRPGLMPAPSNYRLPGHGNR; encoded by the coding sequence ATGGCCTGCACGAGCTGCGCGTCCGACAAGGTGGGCACCCTCAACGACCCGAAGTGGCGGCGCGCGCTGTGGATTGCGCTCGCCAACAACGGCGGCATGTTCGCGGTCGAAATCGTCGCAGGGATTACAGGCGGGTCGAAAGCGCTGCAGGCTGACGCGCTCGACTTCTTCGGTGACGCCGCCAATTACGCGATCAGCCTTGGTGTCGCCGGGATGGCGATAGCCTGGCGCGCGCGCGCCGCGATGCTGAAGGGAGCGACGCTTGCTCTGCTCGGGCTCTATGTCCTGCTCGCGGCGGGGTGGGGCGCGCTCCACGGTGCTGTGCCTCATGCCGAGGTCATGGGCGTCGTGGGGGTTGCGGCGCTGATCGCGAACGTCCTGGTCGCGGTGATGTTGTACCGCTTCCGCAGCGGTGACGCGAACATGCGCTCGGTTTGGATCTGCTCGCGAAATGACGCGATCGGCAATATCGCCGTGGTGCTGGCGGCGGGTGGCGTCTTCGGTCTGAACAGCGCGTGGCCCGATCTAGTGGTGGCCGCGCTGATGGCAGTGCTCGGGCTATCGGGCGGCTTCCAGATCATGCGACAGGCGCGCACCGAACTGCGGCCCGGTTTAATGCCCGCCCCTTCCAATTACAGGCTGCCGGGACATGGCAATCGGTAA
- a CDS encoding MerR family transcriptional regulator, giving the protein MSEKLTIGRLAAATGAKVETIRYYEQIGLLPAPARSAGNYRTYESEHLRRLSFIRRARDLGFSIDAVRELMGLADRRDQSCMAVDVIANQHRDAITRKIADLTALAGELDSLIDSCSRNMVADCRIIAALGPA; this is encoded by the coding sequence GTGTCTGAGAAACTGACAATCGGGAGGCTGGCCGCGGCGACGGGCGCCAAAGTCGAGACGATCCGCTATTACGAACAGATCGGCTTGCTGCCGGCGCCAGCGCGGTCGGCCGGCAATTACCGAACCTATGAGAGCGAGCACCTGCGTCGGCTGTCCTTCATTCGCCGGGCGCGCGATCTCGGCTTCTCGATCGATGCGGTGCGAGAGCTGATGGGGCTCGCCGATCGTCGCGATCAGTCCTGCATGGCCGTGGACGTGATCGCCAACCAGCATCGGGATGCGATCACGCGGAAGATAGCTGACCTGACGGCGCTCGCGGGCGAGTTGGACTCGCTGATCGACTCCTGTAGCCGCAACATGGTGGCCGACTGCAGAATTATCGCGGCTTTGGGTCCAGCTTGA